From a region of the Haematobia irritans isolate KBUSLIRL chromosome 4, ASM5000362v1, whole genome shotgun sequence genome:
- the LOC142234344 gene encoding uncharacterized protein LOC142234344 — MRYVTSQVKRSKQDTRARRDPRIHQCKVCLKYHSLRFCKRFLHMNASDRKHAVYKYHYCVNCLARSHGLRNCTSQVTCQNCGHYHHTLLHHALHPRIEPTSSRRRPKAPKRSQNGNGTSKLQRRQPNVLHRRVTSNSNEHQLIPSDRQQIISAAIKSLANLLI, encoded by the exons ATGAGGTATGTGACAAGCCAGGTGAAACGCAGCAAGCAAGATACAAg AGCTCGACGAGATCCAAGAATCCATCAGTGCAAAGTTTGTTTGAAATACCATTCTCTCCGATTCTGCAAAAGGTTCTTGCACATGAACGCCTCTGACCGGAAGCATGCTGTCTATAAATATCACTATTGCGTTAACTGTCTGGCAAGGAGCCATGGCTTAAGAAATTGCACCTCCCAAGTAACATGTCAAAATTGTGGACATTATCATCATACACTTCTTCACCATGCACTACACCCTCGTATAGAGCCAACATCTAGTAGACGACGTCCTAAGGCACCCAAACGTTCACAAAATGGTAACGGAACCTCAAAACTTCAACGACGCCAACCAAATGTGTTACATCGGCGAGTAACATCAAATTCGAATGAACATCAACTGATACCATCGGATAGACAACAAATTATCTCCGCAGCTATCAAATCTTTAGCAAATCTCCTTATATAA